The Chlorocebus sabaeus isolate Y175 chromosome 1, mChlSab1.0.hap1, whole genome shotgun sequence genome includes a region encoding these proteins:
- the CLDN25 gene encoding putative claudin-25 encodes MAWSFRGKVQLGGLLLSLLGWVCSCVTTILPQWKTLNLELNEMETWIMGIWEVCVVREEVASVCKAFESFLSLPQEPQVAHILRVAFHGLGLLGRLLSSFGSECFRFHRIRRVFKRRLGLLGGTLEASALATTLLPVSWVAHATIQDFWDDSIPDIIPQWEFGGVLYLGWAAGIFLALGGLLLVFSSCLGKEDVPFPLMAGPTVPRSCAPVEESDGSFHLMLKPRNLVV; translated from the coding sequence ATGGCCTGGAGTTTCCGTGGGAAAGTCCAGCTCGGGgggctccttctctccctccttggcTGGGTCTGCTCCTGTGTTACAACCATTCTGCCCCAGTGGAAGACTCTTAATCTGGAACTGAACGAGATGGAGACCTGGATCATGGGGATTTGGGAGGTCTGCGTGGTTCGAGAGGAAGTTGCCAGTGTGTGCAAGGCCTTTGAATCCTTCTTGTCTCTGCCCCAGGAGCCCCAGGTAGCACACATCCTCAGGGTAGCCTTCCATGGGTTGGGCCTATTGGGGCGTTTGCTCTCCAGCTTTGGGTCTGAATGCTTCCGGTTTCACAGGATCAGACGGGTATTCAAGAGGCGGCTTGGCCTCCTGGGAGGGACTTTGGAGGCATCTGCTTTAGCCACTACCCTCCTTCCAGTCTCCTGGGTGGCCCATGCCACAATCCAAGACTTCTGGGATGACAGCATCCCTGACATCATACCTCAGTGGGAGTTTGGAGGTGTCCTCTACTTGGGCTGGGCTGCTGGTATTTTCCTGGCTCTTGGTGGGCTACTTCTCGTCTTCTCATCCTGCCTGGGAAAAGAAGATGTGCCTTTTCCTTTGATGGCTGGTCCCACCGTCCCCCGATCCTGTGCTCCAGTAGAGGAGTCAGATGGCTCCTTCCACCTCATGCTAAAACCTAGGAACCTGGTCGTCTAG